TGGTCTCGGGGCTGAGCATCTGGCGGCTGTTGTCGTAGAAGCTGCGGAACTGCGCCCCCTTCTCGGTGATGAGCCGGTCCTCCGGCAGCGAGAAGATCTGAAACCCGCCCGAGTCGGTGAGGATGGCCCCATCCCACTGCATGAAGGGGTGGATGCCGCCGAACTTGCGGAACACGTCCGCGCCGGGCCGGAGCATCAGGTGGTAGGTGTTGGCCAGGAGGATCCGGCTGCCCGTCTCCCACACCTCCTCGGTGCCCAGGTGGCGGAAGGCGGCGTGGGTGGCCACCGGCATGAACATGGGGGTGGGGAAAGAGCCCCGGCGCGTGTGGAGCACCCCGGCGCGGGCGCCGGTGGGGTCGGTGGTGAGCAGTTCGAAGCGGACAGCCATGGGCCGGGCGTTATACCCGCCTCCGCGCCCGCCGCACCTGGCGCCTGCGAAAGCCGCCCCCTTGCCCGCCAGGAAGGCGACCTGGGCCTACATGCCCTGGGGACCCGGGACAGGGGCTAGCGGCATGAATGGTTCCAGGCGCGCGTTACAAGGATTCCCTCCGGCCTCCCCGCGGTGGTAATGCCGCGGCGCGTCTGGCCGCAGCCCCCTTTTCGTCAAGAGCATCGCCATGTTCAACATCATCAACGTCTCCAAGGCCTTCGGGCCCAAGAAGCTCTTCGAGGACGTGAACGTCTCGTTCTCGCCGGGCCGCCGCTACGGCCTCACCGGCCCCAATGGGGCGGGCAAGTCCACGTTCATGAAGATCCTCGCCGGGGACGAGGAAGCGGACATGGGCACCATCACCCGGCCCAAGCGCCTGGGCATCCTGCGGCAGGATCACTTCCGCTACGACCAGGACCGCGTGCTGGACGTGGTGCTCATGGGCAACAAGCCCCTGTGGGAGGCCATGCAGGAGAAGAACACGCTCTTGGCCAAGGCGGACATCACCGAGGAGGACGGCAACCGCCTGGGCGAGTTGGAGGGCGTCATCGCCGAGGAGGATGGCTACGTGGCCGAGAGCGACGCGGCCACCCTGCTGGTGGGTCTGGGCATCGCGGAGAACTTCCACGAGGGCCCCATGCGGCAGCTCACCGGCGGCCTCAAGCTGCGCGTGTTGCTTGCCCAGGCGCTGTTCGGCAAGCCCGAGGGGCTGCTGCTCGACGAGCCCACGAACAACCTGGACATCGAGTCCATCCGCTGGCTGCAGAACTTCCTCACGGACTACGAGGGCGTCCTCATCACCATCAGCCACGACCGGCACTTCCTCAACGTCATCTGCACCCACATCGCCGACATCGATTACGAGACGATCATCCCGTACACGGGCGGCTATGACGACATGGTGATGCAGAAGGCGCAGATCCGCGGCCGCATCGAGTCCGAGACCGAGGAGAAGAAGAAGAAGATCGCCCAGCTCCAGGACTTCGTGGCCCGCTTCAGCGCCGGCACCCGCGCCTCCCAGGTGCAGAGCCGCAAGAAGCAGATCGAAAAGCTGCGCAGCGAGGACCTGAAGCGCTCCAACATCGCCCGGCCCTTCATCCGCTTCGACCAGAAGCAGATCAGCGGCAAGCAGACGCTGATGATCGAAGGCATCCACAAGTCCTTCGACGGGGCGCCGGTCATCAAGCCCTTCAACGCCCTGGTGTGCAAGGGCGAGAGAATCTGCGTCATAGGCCGCAACGGCGTGGGCAAGTCCACCCTGGTGCGGATGATCGCCGGGCAGCTGGAGCCGGACGGGGGCAGCGTGAAGTGGGGCCACCAGGCCACCCTGGGCTACCTGCCGCAGGACCACCACGGCACCATCCGCAAGGGCACCACCGCCTTCGAGTGGATGCGCGACATCAACACCAAGCTCACCAACGAGGAGATCTCCGGCGTGCTGGGGCGGATGCTCTTCTCGGGCGAGGAGCGCATGAAGCCCACCGACACCCTGTCCGGTGGTGAGACGG
This genomic interval from Stigmatella aurantiaca contains the following:
- a CDS encoding ABC-F family ATP-binding cassette domain-containing protein yields the protein MFNIINVSKAFGPKKLFEDVNVSFSPGRRYGLTGPNGAGKSTFMKILAGDEEADMGTITRPKRLGILRQDHFRYDQDRVLDVVLMGNKPLWEAMQEKNTLLAKADITEEDGNRLGELEGVIAEEDGYVAESDAATLLVGLGIAENFHEGPMRQLTGGLKLRVLLAQALFGKPEGLLLDEPTNNLDIESIRWLQNFLTDYEGVLITISHDRHFLNVICTHIADIDYETIIPYTGGYDDMVMQKAQIRGRIESETEEKKKKIAQLQDFVARFSAGTRASQVQSRKKQIEKLRSEDLKRSNIARPFIRFDQKQISGKQTLMIEGIHKSFDGAPVIKPFNALVCKGERICVIGRNGVGKSTLVRMIAGQLEPDGGSVKWGHQATLGYLPQDHHGTIRKGTTAFEWMRDINTKLTNEEISGVLGRMLFSGEERMKPTDTLSGGETVRLLLSKLMLTQDNVLVFDEPTNHLDLESISALADGLKKFEGTVIVVTHDQELISEVATRIWSLKGSGQEVLDYNGPYAEFMEKHAVDTDTRRR